From one Malus sylvestris chromosome 1, drMalSylv7.2, whole genome shotgun sequence genomic stretch:
- the LOC126613757 gene encoding uncharacterized protein LOC126613757 produces the protein MVVATRSKNQVLISYDPEPERSARKLAREKYLAQDSNLGDTFLKDLFRDPESSTSIFQPLAPVAHMALALPRSTFKKFIGSESQCSAKINNELFFLAASEDVVEWRHLDQRRESKFNPIIGEFSVKIPEVSVKIVVVAMEAESEVCICEAMNCYKGIWEKVVEAKRIQMVLNQVKSPSRHPQHV, from the exons ATGGTGGTTGCAACAAGGTCCAAGAATCAAGTGCTTATTTCTTACGACCCTGAACCAGAGAGAAGTGCAAGGAAGTTAGCTAGAGAAAAATATTTAGCACAAGATTCCAACCTTGGTGATACTTTTCTTAAGGATTTGTTCCGTGATCCCGAGAGCAGCACATCTATTTTCCAACCTTTGGCACCAGTTGCACACATGGCCCTAGCCTTACCTAGGTCAACCTTTAAGAAATTCATTGGGAGCGAGAGTCAATGCAGTGCCAAG ATAAACAATGAGCTGTTTTTTCTGGCAGCAAGTGAGGATGTCGTTGAGTGGAGACATTTGGATCAG AGACGGGAATCAAAGTTTAACCCGATTATTGGAGAGTTTAGTGTTAAAATTCCAGAGGTTAGTGTCAAAATTGTAGTTGTTGCTATGGAAGCGGAGTCAGAGGTTTGCATTTGTGAAGCTATGAACTGCTACAAGGGGATATGGGAGAAGGTGGTTGAAGCGAAGCGAATCCAA ATGGTCCTGAACCAGGTGAAAAGCCCAAGCAGACATCCACAACATGTTTAG
- the LOC126620520 gene encoding U-box domain-containing protein 33-like isoform X1: MAVVSSVPAIGQLAGRISYTHISEYMARGEIVEEPVAVPVAVPAEPRMIEDMIYVAVGKDVKESKSTLEWAVHNSGGKKICLVHVHQPAQMIPLSLMGTKFPASSLTNQQVRVHRETERQHMNKILDDYIRICLQMGVRVEKLHIEMDCIEKGIVELISQHGIRKLVMGAAADKHHSNCRKMIDLKSKKAKYVRQQAPVSCHIQFICKGHPIRTREGNSDGVDTEVPLLRPSPMEQPPHPFRSQSDTMERTNRVKLTNPAQDFFRRASSVNMQKYGGGTTDATSTDGTEAFSTPRNRFEPGACPEELDQVIRRSVSGYSTGSSTGLGDFTLIHCDRVEGSENGSSNSCRLPHSKDLNHSSPPSVLDGNVDDTLYDHLEQVMIEAENAKRDAFQEGIRRGKAEKDAIDAIRRAKASEVLYNEELRQRKEMEEELAKERQELEKMKKRRDEVMEELRAALDQKSLLESQIAESDQMVMSLEQKIISAVELLKNYKRERDELHVERDNALREAEELREKQGEASSSHIPQFFSEFSFAEIEEATQNFNPSLKIGEGGYGSIFKGSLRHTQVAIKTLNAHSKQGPSEFQQEVDVLSKLRHQNLITLIGACPEGWTLIYEYLPNGSLEDRLSCKDNTSPLSWQTRIRIATELCSVLIFLHSSKPHSIVHGDLKPANILLDTNFVSKLSDFGICRLLPRGESSSNDTTICWRTDPKGTIPYIDPEFFSSGELTTKSDVYSFGIILLQLLTGKQAVRIIKDVQDALDSGKLEMLLDPLAGDWPFVQAEQLARLALRCCEMSRKLRADLVSDVWRVLEPMRASCGCSSSFRLGTEEHFQPPPYFICPIFQEVMQDPHVAADGYTYEAEALKGWLDSGHDTSPMTNLKLEHKNLVPNRALRSAIQEWLQQL, translated from the exons ATGGCTGTAGTGAGTTCTGTGCCTGCAATTGGTCAACTGGCAGGGCGGATAAGCTACACTCATATATCAGAATACATGGCTCGCGGAGAGATTGTGGAGGAGCCGGTGGCAGTGCCGGTGGCGGTGCCAGCGGAGCCACGGATGATCGAAGATATGATCTATGTTGCAGTGGGaaaagacgttaaagaaagcaaATCAACTCTGGAGTGGGCGGTACATAATTCTGGAGGGAAGAAAATCTGCTTAGTTCATGTTCACCAGCCTGCTCAGATGATTCCTTTGAGTTTGA TGGGGACGAAGTTCCCAGCAAGCTCACTCACGAACCAGCAAGTCAGAGTGCACAGAGAAACTGAAAGGCAACACATGAATAAGATCCTTGATGATTACATTCGTATTTGTCTCCAAATGGGG GTTCGGGTAGAAAAGCTACATATTGAAATGGACTGTATTGAGAAGGGAATTGTGGAACTCATCTCTCAGCATGGGATCAGGAAACTTGTTATGGGAGCAGCAGCAGACAAGCACCATTCAAA TTGCAGGAAAATGATTGACCTCAAGTCCAAGAAAGCCAAATATGTCCGCCAACAAGCCCCTGTTTCCTGTCATATACAATTTATTTGCAAGGGGCACCCTATACGCACCAG GGAAGGAAATTCAGATGGAGTTGATACAGAGGTTCCATTGCTGCGACCAAGTCCAATGGAACAGCCACCGCACCCCTTTAGATCACAATCTGATACAATGGAGCGGACTAATCGAGTGAAACTCACCAATCCAGCTCAAGATTTCTTCCGCAGGGCAAGCTCGGTAAATATGCAGAAATATGGAGGCGGGACAACAGATGCTACTTCCACAGATGGTACTGAAGCGTTTTCAACTCCAAGAAATAGGTTCGAACCGGGAGCATGTCCTGAGGAATTAGATCAGGTAATAAGGAGGAGTGTTTCAGGATATTCAACAGGCTCTTCTACTGGATTGGGTGATTTCACTTTGATTCATTGTGATAGAGTTGAGGGAAGTGAAAATGGGTCAAGTAACTCATGCAGACTTCCTCATTCTAAAGATCTTAATCATTCATCCCCTCCCAGTGTATTG GATGGAAATGTAGATGATACTCTGTATGATCATCTTGAACAAGTGATGATAGAGGCTGAAAATGCAAAGAGAGACGCATTTCAGGAGGGAATCAGGCGTGGGAAAGCTGAAAAAGATGCCATTGATGCTATAAGGAGG GCTAAAGCATCAGAGGTCTTATATAATGAGGAGTTGagacaaaggaaagaaatggaagaagaaCTGGCAAAAGAGAGACAAGAActtgaaaagatgaagaagcgACGAGATGAAGTCATGGAAGAATTACGGGCTGCCCTAGATCAGAAATCACTACTTGAGAGTCAAATTGCAGAGTCTGATCAGATGGTCATGAGCTTGGAGCAGAAGATTATCTCGGCTGTGGAacttttaaaaaattacaaaagagaACGCGATGAGTTGCATGTGGAACGTGACAATGCACTTAGAGAAGCTGAGGAGCTGAGGGAAAAACAAGGAGAAGCCTCAAGTTCACACATACCTCAGTTCTTCTCTGAGTTCTCATTTGCAGAGATTGAAGAAGCAACTCAAAACTTTAACCCATCATTGAAGATTGGAGAAGGGGGTTATGGGAGCATTTTTAAAGGTTCCCTACGTCACACTCAGGTGGCTATAAAAACTTTAAATGCTCATAGTAAGCAAGGCCCCTCTGAGTTTCAGCAAGAG GTGGATGTATTGAGTAAGTTACGACACCAAAATCTTATCACGCTCATTGGTGCCTGCCCAGAAGGTTGGACTCTGATCTATGAGTATCTCCCAAATGGAAGTCTTGAAGATCGACTCAGCTGCAAGGACAATACTTCCCCTTTGTCATGGCAAACTCGAATACGAATTGCCACAGAGTTGTGCTCCGTCCTAATCTTTCTCCATTCCAGTAAACCTCACAGCATAGTGCATGGTGACTTAAAACCTGCCAATATTCTCCTTGATACTAACTTTGTTAGCAAACTCAGTGACTTTGGAATCTGTCGGCTGTTGCCTCGTGGGGAGAGTTCAAGCAACGACACAACGATCTGTTGGAGAACTGACCCAAAGGGCACTATCCCATACATCGATCCTGAGTTCTTCTCATCAGGAGAGCTTACAACAAAGTCAGATGTTTACTCATTTGGAATTATACTACTACAGTTGCTGACTGGGAAACAGGCTGTGAGGATAATAAAGGATGTGCAGGATGCATTAGATTCCGGAAAGTTGGAAATGCTCTTAGATCCCTTGGCTGGGGATTGGCCATTTGTACAGGCTGAACAGTTGGCTCGCTTGGCATTAAGGTGTTGTGAGATGAGCCGGAAGTTGAGGGCAGACCTTGTATCGGATGTCTGGAGGGTACTTGAACCCATGAGGGCTTCATGTGGTTGCTCATCATCATTCCGGTTGGGTACTGAAGAGCATTTCCAACCTCCTCCATATTTTATTTGTCCCATTTTCCAG
- the LOC126620520 gene encoding U-box domain-containing protein 33-like isoform X2, whose translation MAVVSSVPAIGQLAGRISYTHISEYMARGEIVEEPVAVPVAVPAEPRMIEDMIYVAVGKDVKESKSTLEWAVHNSGGKKICLVHVHQPAQMIPLSLMGTKFPASSLTNQQVRVHRETERQHMNKILDDYIRICLQMGVRVEKLHIEMDCIEKGIVELISQHGIRKLVMGAAADKHHSKKMIDLKSKKAKYVRQQAPVSCHIQFICKGHPIRTREGNSDGVDTEVPLLRPSPMEQPPHPFRSQSDTMERTNRVKLTNPAQDFFRRASSVNMQKYGGGTTDATSTDGTEAFSTPRNRFEPGACPEELDQVIRRSVSGYSTGSSTGLGDFTLIHCDRVEGSENGSSNSCRLPHSKDLNHSSPPSVLDGNVDDTLYDHLEQVMIEAENAKRDAFQEGIRRGKAEKDAIDAIRRAKASEVLYNEELRQRKEMEEELAKERQELEKMKKRRDEVMEELRAALDQKSLLESQIAESDQMVMSLEQKIISAVELLKNYKRERDELHVERDNALREAEELREKQGEASSSHIPQFFSEFSFAEIEEATQNFNPSLKIGEGGYGSIFKGSLRHTQVAIKTLNAHSKQGPSEFQQEVDVLSKLRHQNLITLIGACPEGWTLIYEYLPNGSLEDRLSCKDNTSPLSWQTRIRIATELCSVLIFLHSSKPHSIVHGDLKPANILLDTNFVSKLSDFGICRLLPRGESSSNDTTICWRTDPKGTIPYIDPEFFSSGELTTKSDVYSFGIILLQLLTGKQAVRIIKDVQDALDSGKLEMLLDPLAGDWPFVQAEQLARLALRCCEMSRKLRADLVSDVWRVLEPMRASCGCSSSFRLGTEEHFQPPPYFICPIFQEVMQDPHVAADGYTYEAEALKGWLDSGHDTSPMTNLKLEHKNLVPNRALRSAIQEWLQQL comes from the exons ATGGCTGTAGTGAGTTCTGTGCCTGCAATTGGTCAACTGGCAGGGCGGATAAGCTACACTCATATATCAGAATACATGGCTCGCGGAGAGATTGTGGAGGAGCCGGTGGCAGTGCCGGTGGCGGTGCCAGCGGAGCCACGGATGATCGAAGATATGATCTATGTTGCAGTGGGaaaagacgttaaagaaagcaaATCAACTCTGGAGTGGGCGGTACATAATTCTGGAGGGAAGAAAATCTGCTTAGTTCATGTTCACCAGCCTGCTCAGATGATTCCTTTGAGTTTGA TGGGGACGAAGTTCCCAGCAAGCTCACTCACGAACCAGCAAGTCAGAGTGCACAGAGAAACTGAAAGGCAACACATGAATAAGATCCTTGATGATTACATTCGTATTTGTCTCCAAATGGGG GTTCGGGTAGAAAAGCTACATATTGAAATGGACTGTATTGAGAAGGGAATTGTGGAACTCATCTCTCAGCATGGGATCAGGAAACTTGTTATGGGAGCAGCAGCAGACAAGCACCATTCAAA GAAAATGATTGACCTCAAGTCCAAGAAAGCCAAATATGTCCGCCAACAAGCCCCTGTTTCCTGTCATATACAATTTATTTGCAAGGGGCACCCTATACGCACCAG GGAAGGAAATTCAGATGGAGTTGATACAGAGGTTCCATTGCTGCGACCAAGTCCAATGGAACAGCCACCGCACCCCTTTAGATCACAATCTGATACAATGGAGCGGACTAATCGAGTGAAACTCACCAATCCAGCTCAAGATTTCTTCCGCAGGGCAAGCTCGGTAAATATGCAGAAATATGGAGGCGGGACAACAGATGCTACTTCCACAGATGGTACTGAAGCGTTTTCAACTCCAAGAAATAGGTTCGAACCGGGAGCATGTCCTGAGGAATTAGATCAGGTAATAAGGAGGAGTGTTTCAGGATATTCAACAGGCTCTTCTACTGGATTGGGTGATTTCACTTTGATTCATTGTGATAGAGTTGAGGGAAGTGAAAATGGGTCAAGTAACTCATGCAGACTTCCTCATTCTAAAGATCTTAATCATTCATCCCCTCCCAGTGTATTG GATGGAAATGTAGATGATACTCTGTATGATCATCTTGAACAAGTGATGATAGAGGCTGAAAATGCAAAGAGAGACGCATTTCAGGAGGGAATCAGGCGTGGGAAAGCTGAAAAAGATGCCATTGATGCTATAAGGAGG GCTAAAGCATCAGAGGTCTTATATAATGAGGAGTTGagacaaaggaaagaaatggaagaagaaCTGGCAAAAGAGAGACAAGAActtgaaaagatgaagaagcgACGAGATGAAGTCATGGAAGAATTACGGGCTGCCCTAGATCAGAAATCACTACTTGAGAGTCAAATTGCAGAGTCTGATCAGATGGTCATGAGCTTGGAGCAGAAGATTATCTCGGCTGTGGAacttttaaaaaattacaaaagagaACGCGATGAGTTGCATGTGGAACGTGACAATGCACTTAGAGAAGCTGAGGAGCTGAGGGAAAAACAAGGAGAAGCCTCAAGTTCACACATACCTCAGTTCTTCTCTGAGTTCTCATTTGCAGAGATTGAAGAAGCAACTCAAAACTTTAACCCATCATTGAAGATTGGAGAAGGGGGTTATGGGAGCATTTTTAAAGGTTCCCTACGTCACACTCAGGTGGCTATAAAAACTTTAAATGCTCATAGTAAGCAAGGCCCCTCTGAGTTTCAGCAAGAG GTGGATGTATTGAGTAAGTTACGACACCAAAATCTTATCACGCTCATTGGTGCCTGCCCAGAAGGTTGGACTCTGATCTATGAGTATCTCCCAAATGGAAGTCTTGAAGATCGACTCAGCTGCAAGGACAATACTTCCCCTTTGTCATGGCAAACTCGAATACGAATTGCCACAGAGTTGTGCTCCGTCCTAATCTTTCTCCATTCCAGTAAACCTCACAGCATAGTGCATGGTGACTTAAAACCTGCCAATATTCTCCTTGATACTAACTTTGTTAGCAAACTCAGTGACTTTGGAATCTGTCGGCTGTTGCCTCGTGGGGAGAGTTCAAGCAACGACACAACGATCTGTTGGAGAACTGACCCAAAGGGCACTATCCCATACATCGATCCTGAGTTCTTCTCATCAGGAGAGCTTACAACAAAGTCAGATGTTTACTCATTTGGAATTATACTACTACAGTTGCTGACTGGGAAACAGGCTGTGAGGATAATAAAGGATGTGCAGGATGCATTAGATTCCGGAAAGTTGGAAATGCTCTTAGATCCCTTGGCTGGGGATTGGCCATTTGTACAGGCTGAACAGTTGGCTCGCTTGGCATTAAGGTGTTGTGAGATGAGCCGGAAGTTGAGGGCAGACCTTGTATCGGATGTCTGGAGGGTACTTGAACCCATGAGGGCTTCATGTGGTTGCTCATCATCATTCCGGTTGGGTACTGAAGAGCATTTCCAACCTCCTCCATATTTTATTTGTCCCATTTTCCAG